In one Cardinium endosymbiont of Dermatophagoides farinae genomic region, the following are encoded:
- a CDS encoding tyrosine-type recombinase/integrase has protein sequence MAYQYVREPLRFEEADRLCQACENVKEKLIVWTLLDTGLRVSELCGLTPQQILWQQKVMRIAGKGGPYGKKSKKRVVPMSKRVQTLLEHYFAINNSWPIGVRQVQKIIKQIANKAKITQEVTPHVLRHTFATLALQKGISLASVQKILGHDRLMTTAIYLNFTDAHVMEEYENKW, from the coding sequence ATGGCCTATCAATATGTAAGAGAACCTTTACGATTTGAGGAAGCGGATCGACTATGTCAGGCTTGTGAAAATGTGAAAGAAAAATTAATCGTCTGGACTTTATTAGATACAGGGTTAAGAGTATCCGAATTATGTGGGCTTACTCCACAGCAAATCCTATGGCAACAAAAGGTGATGCGTATTGCTGGTAAAGGTGGGCCTTATGGGAAAAAATCTAAAAAACGTGTGGTACCCATGTCTAAGCGGGTTCAAACATTACTTGAGCATTATTTCGCAATTAATAATTCCTGGCCTATTGGCGTAAGGCAAGTGCAAAAAATTATTAAACAGATTGCTAACAAAGCAAAAATAACACAAGAAGTTACCCCGCATGTCCTGCGTCATACATTCGCCACTTTAGCACTACAAAAAGGAATATCTTTGGCATCCGTTCAAAAAATACTTGGTCATGATAGGTTAATGACCACCGCAATCTATCTCA